GAAAACCCCTTTTGCAACTGTCCCGCCCAGCGGGTATCTGGTTTCCGGATCGCGCTTGGCGGCGTGCGCCGCGGCCTGGTGTGGCGTGCACTGCGCGCTCACGCCGCTCCTCGTCGCCGTGGCGCCCGCGCTCGCGCTCTCCGAAGGAGTGGAACGAGGGTTTTTGGTCGGGACCGTCGTCCTCGGCGCGGTCATGCTCTTCCTGGGCCCGGCCGGCAGGAATGCGATCGTACGCCTCGCCTTTGCGGGCGGAGCCGTGCTCTGGGCCATCTCCCTCGCCGGTTGGCTCGAGCCGCTGCCCGAGACCGCGACGTCGACCGCCGGCAGCCTGGTCCTTGCGGGCGCGCTTCTGCAGGGCGCCCGTGTCTGCCAAGCCGACGCGAGGGCGTGCGCGGTGTGCGACGACGAGCCCGCGGACGCACGAGGCTGAGCCGGCGCCACCCCCCGACTAGCGGCGCTGGCGGAAGAAGTCCCGCAGGAGACGGGCGGATTCCTCGGCGAGTACGCCGGACACGAGTTCCACCCGATGGTTCAGCCGCGGGTCGCAGACCAGGTTCTCGATCGACCCGCACATTCCGGCCTTCGGGTCCGCGGCCCCGAACACGACGGTGCGAACGCGCGCGAGGACCGCGGCGCCGGCGCACATCGCGCACGGCTCGAGCGTCGCGTACAGGGTGTGGCCCTCGAGGCGCCAGTCCCCAAGGCGGGCGGCGGCGGC
This genomic stretch from Candidatus Palauibacter scopulicola harbors:
- a CDS encoding MerC family mercury resistance protein is translated as MAACAAAWCGVHCALTPLLVAVAPALALSEGVERGFLVGTVVLGAVMLFLGPAGRNAIVRLAFAGGAVLWAISLAGWLEPLPETATSTAGSLVLAGALLQGARVCQADARACAVCDDEPADARG
- the tadA gene encoding tRNA adenosine(34) deaminase TadA, with the translated sequence MNGTWPAEHEAPMRRALELAALGGERGEVPVAALVTDPAGEIVAEAHNLTRTDADPTAHAEVLALRAAAARLGDWRLEGHTLYATLEPCAMCAGAAVLARVRTVVFGAADPKAGMCGSIENLVCDPRLNHRVELVSGVLAEESARLLRDFFRQRR